A genomic region of Candidatus Methylomirabilota bacterium contains the following coding sequences:
- a CDS encoding flippase encodes MDPLKSILRNSSLLIGAQGLSSLIGMAVVVLVPRFLGAAEYGRLHLALSLAMMYSVAVEFGLTPVLARAVAQDRSVARPYLRGALVLMTLLGAGFYVALLATVRLLGYPERVHELVAILGVVMIGEALSQVLAALFQAHERMVIPAIARITGNVFTIGLVAPLLVGGRGALAVATVMALASVLRVGIQALGVRRLEGLRTVSAPAATTPWALLAAGLPFFVWEALGIFYFRVGVVMLSRMSSEATVGWYGAASRLLDALNFLPEMLTLATFPVAARLWVTSPTEFRQTVRKAFSLLLVATVPATVVLLTLAHEIVEFLFTLPAFGPSIPILRIHGLTLALLFVDFFLGGVLMAVGRERAWVMIASGACLLNPALNWVLIPLTDQHFGNGGIGAALATVATEAFVMVWALRVFPRGTFGRESWRVALRASGAGVLLAVFLLLGRLTGVPWMLVGALGGLGYLGLVIWLEILPEDITRLARGLLARRAAPEVA; translated from the coding sequence ATGGACCCGCTGAAGAGCATCCTGCGCAACTCCTCGCTCCTGATCGGAGCCCAGGGGCTGTCGAGCCTCATCGGCATGGCGGTGGTCGTGCTGGTGCCGCGGTTTCTCGGCGCGGCCGAGTACGGGCGGCTGCACCTCGCCCTGTCCCTCGCCATGATGTACAGCGTCGCCGTCGAGTTCGGCCTGACGCCGGTCCTCGCCCGGGCGGTGGCTCAGGACCGCTCCGTCGCCCGCCCGTATCTGCGGGGCGCGCTCGTCCTCATGACGCTGCTCGGCGCCGGGTTCTACGTGGCGCTCCTCGCCACCGTCCGGCTGCTCGGCTACCCGGAGCGCGTCCACGAGCTGGTCGCCATCCTCGGGGTGGTGATGATCGGGGAGGCCCTCTCGCAGGTCCTGGCAGCCCTCTTCCAGGCTCACGAGCGCATGGTGATCCCCGCCATCGCGCGGATCACGGGCAACGTGTTCACGATCGGACTGGTGGCGCCGCTGCTGGTGGGCGGCCGGGGCGCCCTCGCGGTGGCGACGGTGATGGCCCTGGCCTCGGTCCTGCGCGTCGGCATCCAGGCGCTGGGCGTCCGACGCCTGGAGGGCCTTCGGACGGTCTCAGCCCCGGCGGCGACGACGCCGTGGGCCCTGCTGGCCGCCGGCCTTCCCTTCTTCGTGTGGGAGGCGCTGGGCATCTTCTACTTCCGAGTCGGGGTGGTGATGCTCAGCCGGATGTCGTCCGAGGCGACCGTCGGCTGGTATGGCGCGGCCTCCCGCCTGCTGGACGCCCTCAACTTCCTGCCGGAGATGCTCACGCTGGCGACGTTCCCCGTCGCCGCCCGGCTGTGGGTGACTTCGCCGACCGAGTTTCGACAGACCGTGCGCAAGGCCTTCTCCCTGCTGCTGGTGGCCACGGTGCCGGCCACGGTGGTCCTGCTCACGCTCGCCCACGAGATCGTGGAGTTCCTGTTCACTCTCCCCGCTTTCGGGCCATCGATCCCCATCCTGCGCATCCACGGCCTCACTCTGGCCCTGCTGTTCGTCGACTTCTTCCTGGGCGGGGTCCTCATGGCCGTCGGCCGGGAGCGGGCCTGGGTCATGATCGCGAGCGGGGCCTGCCTGCTGAACCCGGCGCTCAACTGGGTCCTCATCCCGCTGACCGACCAGCATTTCGGCAACGGTGGAATCGGCGCCGCCCTGGCGACGGTGGCCACCGAGGCGTTCGTGATGGTCTGGGCGCTGCGCGTGTTCCCGCGCGGCACGTTCGGGCGCGAGTCGTGGCGGGTCGCGCTCCGGGCCAGCGGGGCGGGCGTGCTCCTGGCGGTCTTCCTGCTCCTCGGCCGCCTCACCGGCGTGCCCTGGATGCTGGTCGGCGCGCTGGGCGGGCTCGGTTACCTGGGCCTGGTGATCTGGCTCGAGATCCTGCCCGAGGACATCACCCGCTTGGCCCGTGGCCTTCTGGCACGGCGCGCGGCCCCGGAGGTGGCGTAG
- a CDS encoding polysaccharide deacetylase family protein, whose protein sequence is MSRFVFDDILVDPRRQASGGRTASPHGARRNGSSPPAPPGPRDRLELFRRSLGEWRLAHQQAPILTYHRLTDRTGTHPCSIRVARFRGHLALLRRLGYRAVSPVVLADALRRGAPVPARTVAITFDDGYVDTLAVALPLLQEFGFTATCYVVVGAVGQSSHWADPAPLMDWEGIRAWLGAGMDIGSHSMSHPDLTTLTDFGLRAEVTRSRVWLEDRLGVAVRSFAYPFNRLNRRALDAVAEAGYTAGCAGAELHGSPHALSRMDVAHESWLWFSLQLWRAYPALRGAYRAAFPRSAPAA, encoded by the coding sequence ATGTCGAGATTCGTCTTCGACGACATCCTGGTCGATCCGCGGCGCCAGGCGTCCGGAGGGCGCACGGCGAGTCCGCACGGGGCGCGCCGGAACGGAAGCAGCCCGCCGGCACCGCCCGGCCCGCGCGACCGCCTCGAGCTCTTCCGGCGGTCGCTCGGCGAATGGCGCCTCGCCCACCAGCAGGCGCCGATCCTGACGTATCACCGGCTCACGGACCGGACCGGCACGCATCCCTGCAGCATCCGCGTGGCGCGCTTCCGGGGGCACCTCGCGCTGCTCCGCAGGCTCGGCTACCGCGCGGTGTCGCCCGTCGTCCTGGCCGACGCCCTCCGGCGCGGCGCCCCGGTGCCAGCCCGCACGGTGGCCATCACCTTCGACGACGGCTACGTGGACACCCTCGCCGTGGCGCTCCCGCTGCTCCAGGAGTTCGGCTTCACCGCCACCTGCTACGTCGTCGTCGGCGCCGTCGGCCAGTCCTCACACTGGGCCGACCCCGCGCCGCTGATGGACTGGGAGGGGATCCGGGCGTGGCTCGGGGCCGGCATGGACATCGGGTCCCACTCGATGAGCCATCCCGACCTCACGACGCTCACGGACTTCGGACTTCGCGCCGAGGTGACCCGGTCCCGGGTGTGGCTCGAGGACCGGCTCGGGGTGGCGGTGCGTTCGTTCGCCTACCCGTTCAACCGGCTGAATCGCCGCGCCCTGGATGCGGTGGCGGAGGCGGGCTACACGGCGGGCTGTGCGGGCGCCGAGCTCCACGGTTCGCCCCACGCGCTGTCGCGCATGGACGTGGCCCACGAGTCGTGGCTCTGGTTCAGCTTGCAGCTCTGGCGAGCCTACCCCGCCCTGCGCGGGGCCTACCGCGCCGCGTTCCCGCGCTCCGCTCCGGCCGCCTAG
- a CDS encoding GNAT family N-acetyltransferase has translation MGRLEWFILEDDAGLRALEPEWRQLALSIAEPSIFHSPEWIQTWWAHFGAGRRLHLAGARRDGRLVALAPLCTKRGRGGIRVREFLGSEEADLAGFLLAPGEEALAPLLARFVLEQPGWHLTDLWCLAAGSGSAEALGSALRSGRARHEVSTLTINPILDLRPDDWDAGASRSMLKDLARQRRVLGRQGKLALVFPNDLDEVEAALAELRALHGARWSGQGELSRLQLPDYWEWVRAIAREAWRQGWLYLPRLVLGSQLIAVGLYFLYERRLFYWMGGHDPAFARHSPNLLVTLAVVEDLRVTRAADVLDFGRGDEWYKLRWTQASVTLQRVMAWRGVRGSAAHVWRGRIRPWAWAHPEWSRPVRRFRRAVRRLAARAR, from the coding sequence GTGGGTCGACTAGAGTGGTTCATCCTCGAGGACGACGCCGGGCTCCGCGCCCTCGAGCCCGAATGGCGGCAGCTCGCGCTCTCGATCGCCGAGCCGTCGATCTTCCATTCGCCGGAATGGATCCAGACATGGTGGGCTCACTTCGGCGCGGGCCGCCGGCTCCATCTGGCCGGCGCCCGGCGGGACGGCAGGCTGGTCGCGCTGGCGCCGCTCTGCACCAAGCGGGGCCGCGGCGGCATCCGGGTCCGCGAGTTCCTGGGATCCGAGGAGGCCGACCTGGCCGGCTTCCTGCTCGCCCCGGGCGAGGAGGCGCTGGCGCCGCTCCTCGCCCGGTTCGTGCTCGAGCAGCCGGGGTGGCATCTCACCGACCTGTGGTGCCTCGCCGCCGGGTCCGGGAGTGCGGAGGCGCTCGGAAGCGCGCTCCGGTCGGGCCGCGCGCGCCACGAGGTGAGCACGCTGACGATCAACCCCATTCTCGACCTGAGGCCGGACGACTGGGATGCCGGCGCCAGCCGCTCGATGCTCAAGGACCTGGCGCGCCAGCGTCGCGTGCTCGGCCGCCAGGGCAAGCTCGCCCTGGTCTTCCCGAACGACCTCGACGAGGTCGAGGCGGCCCTGGCCGAGCTCCGCGCGCTCCACGGGGCGCGCTGGAGCGGACAAGGCGAGCTGAGCCGCCTCCAGCTTCCCGATTACTGGGAGTGGGTGCGCGCGATCGCGCGCGAGGCCTGGCGGCAGGGCTGGCTCTACCTGCCCCGCCTCGTCCTGGGATCCCAGCTGATCGCGGTGGGACTCTACTTCCTCTACGAGCGCCGGCTCTTCTACTGGATGGGCGGGCACGATCCGGCCTTCGCCCGCCACTCGCCCAACCTCCTGGTGACCCTCGCCGTCGTCGAGGACCTGCGGGTCACCCGGGCCGCCGACGTCCTCGACTTCGGGCGCGGCGACGAGTGGTACAAGCTGCGCTGGACGCAGGCATCGGTCACGCTCCAGCGGGTGATGGCGTGGCGCGGCGTGCGCGGGTCGGCGGCGCACGTCTGGCGCGGCCGGATCCGGCCCTGGGCATGGGCGCATCCCGAGTGGAGCCGGCCCGTCCGGCGTTTCCGGCGGGCGGTCCGCCGCCTCGCGGCGAGGGCGCGCTGA
- a CDS encoding response regulator produces the protein MTTERRPKILVVDDDAAITTTFQNILEGEGYEVTTATDGIRAIELARREAFDLVMLDMIMPRMDGLVTLRGLREVAPSARVVILSAFIEREREAEALRLGAEAVLAKPPELQKLLRFLHETLRRDDPSGNSPSPQASRASWTR, from the coding sequence GTGACGACCGAGCGCCGGCCGAAGATCCTCGTGGTGGACGACGATGCGGCGATCACCACGACCTTCCAGAACATCCTCGAGGGCGAGGGCTACGAGGTCACGACGGCCACGGACGGGATCCGGGCGATCGAGCTGGCCCGGCGGGAGGCCTTCGATCTGGTCATGCTCGACATGATCATGCCCCGCATGGACGGCCTGGTGACCCTCCGGGGCCTCCGCGAAGTCGCGCCGAGCGCCCGGGTGGTGATCCTGTCGGCCTTCATCGAGCGGGAGCGCGAGGCCGAGGCGCTCCGCCTGGGGGCGGAGGCGGTCCTGGCGAAGCCCCCCGAGCTCCAGAAGCTGCTGCGCTTTCTTCACGAGACGCTCCGAAGGGACGACCCATCCGGGAATTCCCCTTCTCCCCAAGCGTCCCGGGCCTCATGGACCCGCTGA